From one Mesoplodon densirostris isolate mMesDen1 chromosome 19, mMesDen1 primary haplotype, whole genome shotgun sequence genomic stretch:
- the B3GNT8 gene encoding UDP-GlcNAc:betaGal beta-1,3-N-acetylglucosaminyltransferase 8, whose amino-acid sequence MRCPKCLLCLSALLTLLGLKVYIEWTSEPQLGKAYPGPRSTPPGPTPASPEPTLPANLSARLGQTDPLPSAYWNQQQWRLGTLPSGDSTEVGGCRAWGAAAAAEIPDFASYPEDLRHFLLSAACRSFPRWMPRGGSGQVASCEDPDIPYLLLAVKSEPGRFAERQAVRETWGRPAPGVRLLFLLGSPAGEGRPDLGSLVAWESRRYSDLLLWDFLDVPFNQTLKDLLLLAWLGRHCPSVSFILQAQDDAFVHIPALLDHLRALPPSMARGLYLGEVFTQAKPLRNPGGPFYVPRSFFEGGYPAYASGGGYIIAGRLAPWLLRAAARVAPFPFDDVYTGLCFQALGLVPRTHKGFLTAWPADRTADPCAFRDLLLVRPLSPQDSIQLWKQLRDPQLQC is encoded by the coding sequence ATGCGCTGCCCCAAGTGCCTTCTCTGCCTGTCAGCACTGCTCACGCTCTTGGGCCTCAAAGTGTACATCGAGTGGACGTCCGAGCCCCAGCTGGGTAAGGCCTACCCGGGACCCCGCAGCACCCCACCAGGCCCCACGCCAGCCAGCCCCGAGCCCACCCTGCCGGCTAACCTCTCGGCCCGTCTGGGCCAGACTGACCCGCTGCCCTCGGCTTACTGGAACCAGCAGCAGTGGCGGCTGGGGACCCTGCCCAGTGGGGACAGCACTGAGGTGGGGGGCTGCCGCGCTTGGGGAGCTGCCGCTGCGGCTGAGATCCCCGACTTCGCCTCCTACCCCGAGGACCTCCGCCACTTCCTGCTGTCGGCAGCCTGCCGGAGCTTCCCACGGTGGATGCCCAGGGGTGGCAGTGGCCAGGTGGCCAGCTGCGAGGATCCTGACATCCCCTACCTGCTGTTGGCCGTCAAGTCGGAACCAGGGCGCTTTGCGGAACGACAGGCCGTGAGGGAGACGTGGGGCAGGCCGGCTCCCGGGGTCCGGCTGCTCTTCCTGCTGGGGTCCCCAGCGGGCGAGGGGAGGCCTGACCTAGGCTCCCTGGTGGCCTGGGAGAGCCGCCGCTACAGCGACCTGCTGCTCTGGGACTTCCTTGACGTCCCCTTCAACCAGACGCTCAAGGACCTGCTGCTGCTAGCCTGGCTGGGCCGCCACTGCCCCAGCGTGAGCTTCATCCTGCAAGCCCAGGATGACGCCTTTGTGCACATCCCCGCCCTTCTGGACCACCTGCGGGCCCTGCCGCCCAGCATGGCCCGTGGCCTCTACCTGGGTGAGGTCTTCACCCAGGCCAAGCCCCTCCGGAATCCTGGAGGACCCTTCTACGTGCCTAGGTCCTTCTTTGAAGGCGGCTACCCAGCCTACGCAAGTGGGGGTGGCTACATCATTGCGGGCCGCTTGGCACCCTGGCTGCTGCGGGCAGCGGCCCGCGTGGCCCCCTTCCCCTTCGACGATGTCTATACCGGCCTGTGCTTCCAAGCCCTGGGCCTGGTCCCCAGGACCCACAAAGGCTTCCTCACGGCCTGGCCGGCAGACCGCACTGCTGACCCCTGTGCTTTCCGTGACCTGCTGCTGGTGCGGCCCCTCAGCCCCCAGGACAGCATCCAGCTCTGGAAACAGCTGCGGGACCCTCAGCTCCAGTGCTGA
- the DMAC2 gene encoding distal membrane-arm assembly complex protein 2 produces the protein MAAPRASLRLVAQVWNGGTSGIRGLSRSMDPEGSQRKGRTLLQFLADRFYDVEAVREYLLQKQMLKVLQKNRSFTYIKERYGPYVAGAYFILKQGGAVKFRDKEWMQPNGRGLSGELWKLREVPIEAVDASGCAINYQGLDNLLALKELQSLSLQRCPHVDDWCLGRLHQLANSLRELSLAGCPRISERGLACLHHLQNLRRLDISDLPAVSNPGLTQILVEEMLPNCEVLGADWAQGLKLGPEEQSRDTASSPIPA, from the exons ATGGCGGCCCCCAGGGCG tcCCTTCGCCTGGTGGCTCAAGTATGGAACGGGGGTACCAGCGGCATCCGTGGCCTGAGCAGGTCAATGGACCCGGAGGGCAGTCAGAGGAAGGGGAGGACGCTGCTCCAGTTCCTGGCTGACCGCTTCTATGATGTGGAGGCTGTGAGGGAGTACCTGCTCCAGAAGCAGATGTTGAAGGTGCTTCAGAAAAATCG GTCCTTCACCTACATCAAGGAGCGATATGGCCCCTACGTCGCAGGTGCCTATTTCATCCTGAAGCAGGGAGGCGCAGTCAA gTTTCGGGACAAGGAGTGGATGCAGCCAAATGGGCGTGGCCTCTCTGGTGAGCTCTGGAAGCTCCGGGAGGTGCCTATAGAGGCTGTTGACGCCAGCGGCTGTGCCATCAACTACCAAGGCCTGGACAATCTCT TGGCCCTGAAGGAGCTCCAGTCCCTGTCGCTGCAGCGCTGTCCCCACGTGGATGACTGGTGTCTCGGCCGCCTCCACCAGCTAGCCAACTCGCTACGAGAGCTCTCGCTGGCCGGCTGCCCCCGCATCTCTGAACGGGGCCTCGCCTGCCTCCACCACCTCCA GAACCTCCGCAGACTGGACATCTCTGACCTTCCTGCCGTGTCCAACCCAGGCCTCACTCAGATCTTGGTGGAGGAGATGCTGCCCAACTGTGAGGTCCTGGGAGCTGACTGGGCCCAGGGCCTCAAGTTGGGGCCAGAGGAGCAGTCCCGGgacacagccagcagccccatcCCTGCCTAG